The sequence CTAGCAAAACATGAGATAATCATCACAGAGCAAAGAACTATAACTAAGTCCTCTCCTGAGCTGGCCATCTTCTGATCAGTATACTTAAGAAAAGATTTACTCGAAGCTGGAAAAAGTTGTTGGAGACATCACAGCATGAAATGTTTAGTAACCACCAGATTCCTACTAAAACTGGAAGCTGTCCAATCTTTGAAAATAGAAACAGTACGAAAACATAAAAGACATATACAAAATCAAAGTTTATCAATCGTACCTGAGGAAACAATGACAAAATGTCCTTAGTGGAGACACCCAATTCAGCCAAAGCTATAATAGCCTCAATTATGTAGGGCGAATTCCTGTATGGTATTTGTCAGACATTGCTCCAATAGTTTTATGAAGGCAGAAAATAGACAAGCTCAGTCACAGATATTCTGAGCACACCCACAGAGAGGGAAAAGagagataatataattataaaaaaaggataaaaaagataaaaatgaagttCAGGGTACGCACATGAACAGAGAAAAATCTATGGGAAGCAAAAGAAGCATCAATTTGCAAAGGACAAATGAAAACTATCTATTGTATCGTAAGAAATTTGTTGGTTGAGTAGAATTGGCTCGTCTCTGCaagaaagaattctttaaGCATTGAGACAAAGCAAGTTACTAGCAAAACACTGCTTTAGAATTCTTCCAGGTcatcactattttttatttctccatATGTCAGAAAAGTAGAAACATGTCTAACTGCCTGCAGATTATAGAAAATTGTCACTGAATACTGAGGTGGCAGACCTTAAGCATTCCTTATAACATCCAACTGCAGCTCGTGTATGCCTAGAATTGCGGTAAAGCTTTGCCATCATAAGATTCATCTCTAGATTCCTTGATTTGCTCGGAATTCCCTCCATCtgtcaaacaaaaataacatgaTATCAAAGCTTTTGCCAGCATAGATAATTCATCTTTTTGCCTAGAGTTGCACAatagtccaaaaaattatagcagaGACTGCAGCCAatgacaattatataatataatatcaatacaaGGAAAAATAGATTATCCGAAGACTAACTTgtaagaaacaaaagaatagCTACAAGTACAAACCTCAGCAAGAGCAGCTCTGTTCTCACCAATAGAGCTGTGGCATGTCGCAATCTTGAATTTCACCTGTATTGCATTTACAAAGAAAGCAAATTGCCATCTAAGTTGAGCAAATTGAAACATCCAAAAATGTAAACTACGAGTCGTGTTAcctcattttcatttattgcTGAAGTGTTAAAAGAATTTGGAGAAGACGACCTATTCGATGCTGATAATGAGCTCCTAGTTGTCGGGGGTGTTGCTGCACTTTGTTTTGGTAGAATTTTGTGGTATTGCAATGCTTGCTTATATATTTGCTGTACAAAAATGAGACAAActtaaagaaggaaaaatatcgataaacataatataacCTAATCAGCATCCCCATCTCTATCATGAATTCGaacaatttaataaacaagGGAGCAAAATGTGCAAACTCAATTTCATGTCCAAGGTTTCAGTATCATGCATGATTGCACAACTGACTAGTACAGGCATTTAATGTGCAGTGTACAACAAGCGCATGACCCCAATTTTATGGCTTCAAATGAGGATACATCTTCGGATTTGTAAATTTGTATCAATTTCCATTCAGGGACACATTGCTACAGATCCAAACGCACTATCAAGCTTATCCATTACAGAGAACAGGGGCATGTCATCTTAAATTTGCATTAAGTCTCCAGAATGTGGAGATATTAGGAAAGTACTATAAAATGGATTAGAAAACCCGAATATCAGAATTCAGAGCATCAACACCACAAATTCGCTTCTATTACGCACAGCACAATGGCACGCCCAATGTAAGTGTGTACAATCTTACAATTGCTCTTCGATACTCTTTTTCTCGAAATAGCGAATCACCATACAGCACCTGTCACCAGAGAATCATTACCAAAACAAATTCAGTGGAAGTTCAAAAGGATTAAACAGAAAAAACTAACGAAAATGGTATAGAATACGAACCAAGCTTTCTGCTTTAAGATGAGGACTAGTCTCAGGATTTATCGAGGTCGATGAAACAGCAAAGCAGCCCTAATTTAACAAACAATTCATATTATCTTCCCACAAAGAGCTAATACTTGAGCAAAAAACTAAGAGAACAGTCTAATTAGCGAGATTGTTAGCTCAAGAAAGGGGCCAATTCAACAATTAACGAGAACTGCACCAGGATTTGAGCAGAAGAGTATAGGCCGTGGTCGAGAAGAGTGGAGAATTGGTCTTTCGGTACATCCATCGAGCAGTTGGAGTACTGTGTGTAGTGTGTATGCGTGAAGTTTTGATAGTGGTGAAGTGAAGCGCTCTTCTTTTTGAAATCGCAGTTCTGAGAAGGGTTTAATTGCGTGAAGGACCCCCGATATTCTTAGAAAATTCATTCTTTGCCCCAActcttttgaaaatatgatttgtaatCCTAAACTAAAGGAAAATGATGACGAACCCCCTAAAATGCTAGAAACTACACAAGTCACCCAATCAAGTGTGATTCAAATGCTGGTTAGTTTTTGAATGAGAAATttgtaaattcaaaaattatatgtatatattttatttttatataatggtGATTTCATTGTAGttcatactatatataattaaataaaaatagtatattttttaatatggttcaatacaatttatctcatgtgatattacaaatgaacaaatcactttatatgaaaaaaatagcaatttatctcttgtattttttaaaatgaagcaatttattgTCCTGTTTacggaggtaaattgcttaactttaaaaaatacaatgagttaaattgctaatttatttttcataggaggtaatttgtatatttataatattacagggggttaaattatatttttttctttttcaatatattggaaaaattaattaattttgaaaagataataccattttttctttctctcatcTTTCCACTgacatcatatttatttaatttattcgtctcaattttttaattaaggtTCTATTTTTGGCGTCTCTTattggttttttcttttatatttttcagcaAATGGtctttattttactttaaattattgtttaattaatttatcataaatatcaatgaatatttaaataattttatttttaaaagattttaattaatattcataatatacgCGGCTGATGATGGATGGTAGTTCACTCTCAATCTTATGAGGCAAAATATTAGTTAGGAGAAAATTTCGGGGTCAAGTTGCTAAGTTTTTATGCTACTTGAGCGGCTCAATCGCAGGTCAGATCCGACCCGGAAATATAGCCACCGcctgctctctctctctccccctcaATGAACCGAATAGCTGAATCAGTGGTCGGAAAACGGTGCCCGATTTGCTTGAGCCGAATCGAAGTCCGATCGGCGGCTGTGATCAATCCCTGCATGCACGCTTACTGCATCGGATGCATTCGCAGGTGGAGCGATTTCAAGCGGAAGTGCCCTTGCTGCAACGCGGATTTCAGCTCGTGGTTCAGCAAAATTAATAGGGATTTCCGAGAAGAGAAATTGGTGCCTTTTGGCAGGTGGAAAACGGTCAGTTCACCTCCCCCCGACGACACGATACTGCGCAGGCGGAGAGCTCAGTTTTTCGAACAAAGAAGGTTCTTTGAAAATGGATGATGAAGCTTCGTAGTTGTTGTCTGTCTCATCATTTGATAATTGGTTTGAAGCTAACTTCGACGAAAAATTACCGAAAGATTACCTTTTTAAGAAtcattttgtttgaaattttaaataaNNNNNNNNNNNTCTTTCCCTGATGTATTTAAATGGATTTTTGATGAGCTTACTTTCGAAATCTAATTCTTTTAACTGGATAAATACTGAAAggactaaaatatatatcgcAATTATGGCTAGCCATAATAGTGTAGTAGGgataatttgagaatttaaTATGAGAAGTAAAATTGTATTCCGGCTAACCTAAAAGGAAATGCTTGGAAGAAATCATGAATTGGATACAGTTTCATATAGTTGGCTATATGAAAGACAATAACTGTGTACGAGTGAGAAATTTCTCTTATTATTGTCTTTTATCCTCCAATTGGTActcagaaagaaaaaaatcacagaagaaaaaactatagttgaatatattttaactactGAGACTTCATTTTGAAACATACTAAGGTTTTTTCCTTCTAGTTTCATCTGTTTAACTAGGGATTTTCTGCATGGTTCTGAGAACTTTCTTAATCAGTAACCGTTCTTGGTCTTTGCCGGTGCTTGATAGAGGACTGCTATTTCAATGTCATTCCAACTTCCTGCTGCCAGGATAATTCAAAGATCCAGGGAAGTGTCGGTAGTACGATCTATAGCAAGAGAGTTGCCAAGACAACGGTCATTTGGTTGGTTAAGTCATGAAAGTCCCGATGTTATAGCTGAGAGAGTTAGACAATGGCGTGTTAGGTATTGTAATGCTACTGTGGTTTGcatgaaattttaaactttctgGTGATGTTTCTGattcatattatttgtattttctgaACAACTGGTGTCAATGGTTGGATTGTTTGAAGTAGCCTTAAAGTGTTTATCAAATgcattccttcttttttttttttttctgttccAGCATTTATGAGCAGAGATTGCAGGCAGTTCCTCTCCCTCACAAGAATGGTCTTATGCAGGTAGGTCTGCAAACTGTCGATGTCAGTTTAACTATGGAAGTTGTCTTCTAGTTACTTTTGGAATTCTGAGATTCAAGCTTAATGTTGACGATTTGGGAACTAAATCCCTGAATCGTATTTGAAAGTTTGAACTGTTACTCCTTACCTGCATTATGGGTCGGAAAAAGGAAGTACCTCATTGGGCAAACTGCTATGCAAGTTTCTTCAGTATGTGGAGTAGTTGCCATATGAAATAAGCTAGATTAGACAATGTACTTACTCAAGTTGACAGTGTATCATATATTAGTTATGACACTGCAATTCGATGTTTATAAAATGAATCATAGAGTCACAATTTACTTATGCATACATTTCTACTTAGTACTAAGTAAATCCCTCATTTTAATTTGCAGCAAGTTATGGGAAATAATGGCGCAAAAGAAATGATATTGAGGAGGATAGAACCATGGATACAGAGGGAGCTGCAGGCCATTCTGGCAGATCCTGATCCTACCATCATTGTACATGTTGCCTCCTCGCTTTTCATCACAAGATACGAGAAAAAGCATGAAAACTTTGAAGACCAAGTAGTTCCTGAGGATGAATTTCTTGCGCCCCTGCGGCCTTTTCTTCATGAGCAGACAGAAATCTTTTGGCATGAACTTAGGTACATTATCTTGAATGTCATTTGTTATCATTGCTTTTTCCATGCATAGCCACAACCCAGGCTCACAAGCATGACCTGAGTTGCAGGCTTAAGGATCAATACTTAGAGCTGTTGCTCCACTTTGGGGCAAAGTAGTTGACCAAAATCACCACTTGAAAGATGAAGCTTTATGTACGAGTTGGTAAAATCAGCTTCATATTGAATGGGATATATGTAACTCAATCTTACAATTCATCCTGGAAAAGCCCTCACGTCTTTTAGTCAGCATAACAACAATAGCCTGACACCCTAGTACTCATCATGCCCACGTCAATAGATAATGCCCTCAGGTGCACTCTGCTTCCAGTCATTGCACCATGGACCTAAACACTAAGCCTGCAAAGTGACTTGGCAGTAGTGTTTTGGGCCCACTGATCCAGTCAGCTCATGATATTTACTCCTAGTTTTTAGTTAATCCCACTACTGCCATTCCTAACCCATCCAGCTGATTGCAAATAAAGACTTGTGGGATAACTTATGAATAGTGCTATTGTAACTGCGCTTCTTATGATCACGTGCTGATGAAAAACTGATAAATTCTTGCAGATGTTTCGCAGAAAGCTCGTTCTCCATGGAAACATATGATACACTTGTAGTGTATAGAGGAGTGGACTAGAGAGATGTTTTGGTGCTGTCGACAGTGGAAGTGAATGAGATAATTTCTCTTGCAGGATTTGCACGTTTGTCCTTCAACTTTGATCTGAGCTTTTGTCAGCAGGACCAAGTGAAACGAGCATATAACATGGTCAGGACTACCATATTGGCAATTAACTTCAATGGATTGGGGTCTGGGTTCTTGTAGTATGTTCAACCTAGAACCAATACTTCATGAAAGGGGAGCTTTTTTGCACTAGCTTGGAGATTGGGATGCAATGTGAGCAGTCCTGCTTGTGTTTCTACAGCACAATCTACGATTCACAAGTTGCTAGATTCATTGGCTCACCTAAATTGAAGAACTTCCAAGCATACATGCATCGGTGGACTATAATCTTAGTTGCTCTATATCCCTATTGGTTTCAGCATAATCTTCTTGTTATCTGAAGTTGAGTAATTGTTCCAATCATGAAGAAGAGGACTATGATCGAGGCAGCAAACTAGGATCTCTTGATGAAAGTTTATGTGAAGAGATCTGGGATATGGTGAAACCAGCTGAGCCTTTGTCAATAATACAGACTGATGACAGGCTGATCAGTTGTAAGCGCACCAATAGAAATACGAATTTTTAGTAGAGAAGAAATGTGCTCCAGGAAGAACTGCAAGAAGGCTTACACAGAGCTTATAAATCTTAGTAGCGACTTTTTGGCACTGCACAAAAGGTAGAAACAAAAGCATATATTCTCATTCAGTCAAAACATATACTGCATTCTTGCACTCCTGCTCAAATCAGTTTTCTTCAGGAGACGTTTAACATGTGGGATCTTAAGCTCGTAATCAGTAGGCAGGTGGGGTTTGTTGCTGCCAAAatacaaggaaaaaaataataaatggaaTCATGAACTTATAGTAATTGATGTCTTCGACACAGGCAAGAAACATTGTTGATTCAGTGTACCAGAGTGCTATCTGGAAACGCATAAAGCAAAAATTGCCTCGCTTCCTTGAGGACCCTCCGCAGCCCACCTCCTTTCAAGTGCAGCTCTTTAGTTTGAAGAAACCAGTTATCATTGGCTTAAGTGCAAGAAGAACTCAATAACACGCGCACTAGAAAGTACTTGGTAATACGACAATATTAACATAATGTGACTTAAAATTGTCCTAAAAGAACTCTTGTATGAAACACATCTTCCAGGAATCATCGTAGATATAATGCTGAATATAATACcagaaacaatatttttgaagAGCTTTTCGTGCATCATTGGAAGGCAAGAAAATGAAGGATCTTTGTCTCAGCAACTAGTAGCATGAGGACAAGAGGCATATCTTTTTCATGAAAGGTCACGCGAATTCACCTTGAAAAAACACACCATGCCAGCAAAAGATTCCTTTGTAACTATCCACGTGAGATGAAATTTCAGACAGTACATATTATGTACGGTTTTTGCAACATGGTACAAATTTCAGATTTGCTAGCTGTTTTACTCTctcccttttctttctttttactaTTTCCTTTAGAATCTAtgtggtgatgatgatgaggattTTAATTGGCGACATCATCAGCAGATGGGCAAATATGTTTATGTCTTTCTCACACAGTGAAAACAAGGGTCAGTTGATAAAGGAAAGGGGGTCTAAAATTGAGAGGAAGATGAGGTAGAAGTGTTATTGAGTatgcaaaagaaaacaaaaccatgTTTAATGGTTTTGAGGACCACTTGATTGCTAGATCTCTTTTCCGGTATAAATCAGCAATGCAGAAAGCGATGATACTCACTACAAAAATAACTGCGACACAATGCACATATGAAATCTTGAGAAAAACAACTTTTGGGTACGCTCGCTAGCAACCAGTCCCATGCACAAACATCCCTACTTGCTTCCAACACTCCAGACAGCAGATCCaaagaatatttgttttaagaTACTCACATCACCCATCTCtctcaatatttgtttttagataCCCACATCACCCacccatctctctctctctctctctacacacacacacagacacacaccccTCCTGAGGTCTATACATTGGGGTAAACTTTAGGAAGTAATTTGACGACTCCAAGAGCAATTACACTTATTCATGTACAATCAATTGTGATTGACCCTCTTCTTCCCGGCCCAATCCCAAGCCGTATGACAAAATGTACTTGGTCTGGTGTCTGACTCAGTGTGTGTGTCGGGGAGGGGGGATGGGTGGCAGTACAGCTCAAGAAATGGCCAGCAAGAACCAGTCTGATTAGAGCAGACAGCGGTGCAACTTTCTGTATAATACAGCCTGTTTAGTTTGCAAAAAGATGAGTgatattctttataataaaagcaAACAGAGATAAGGGGCTGAAAACCTGCATGTCTTGCTTCAGTAATTTCTTTCTTGGCTCAGTTGTCATCATCTGCTGACAGGAAGTTTCTC comes from Sesamum indicum cultivar Zhongzhi No. 13 linkage group LG10, S_indicum_v1.0, whole genome shotgun sequence and encodes:
- the LOC105171487 gene encoding E3 ubiquitin-protein ligase Topors isoform X1: MNRIAESVVGKRCPICLSRIEVRSAAVINPCMHAYCIGCIRRWSDFKRKCPCCNADFSSWFSKINRDFREEKLVPFGRWKTVSSPPPDDTILRRRRAQFFEQRRIIQRSREVSVVRSIARELPRQRSFGWLSHESPDVIAERVRQWRVSIYEQRLQAVPLPHKNGLMQQVMGNNGAKEMILRRIEPWIQRELQAILADPDPTIIVHVASSLFITRYEKKHENFEDQVVPEDEFLAPLRPFLHEQTEIFWHELRCFAESSFSMETYDTLVVYRGVD
- the LOC105171487 gene encoding uncharacterized protein LOC105171487 isoform X2, which translates into the protein MSFQLPAARIIQRSREVSVVRSIARELPRQRSFGWLSHESPDVIAERVRQWRVSIYEQRLQAVPLPHKNGLMQQVMGNNGAKEMILRRIEPWIQRELQAILADPDPTIIVHVASSLFITRYEKKHENFEDQVVPEDEFLAPLRPFLHEQTEIFWHELRCFAESSFSMETYDTLVVYRGVD